A stretch of Aedes aegypti strain LVP_AGWG chromosome 2, AaegL5.0 Primary Assembly, whole genome shotgun sequence DNA encodes these proteins:
- the LOC5570931 gene encoding melanization protease 1, whose amino-acid sequence MIPRRWFCKLIWIVGFISSARAHSPCVTIDGLDGKCVPVDSCQWILSKASVVSGIYERSECGTASDFTPLVCCPRWRNAENCGQGVTDSFPWVVSIVYRVKWKIFSQRCTGSLINSQYALTVAHCIADFSFYWKPYSVRVNRDTTYKDYAILRSIVHPSYNRFNLNKDHDVSLLKLVDKVVFDDYVQPICLTRERDQHSTLYEGQMLTIFSRGPTEAGQISSQKHPIAIPLRNASICKKIYKEIRIELSRSQLCVGGEPGRDSCRGDSGGPLMLQAIDSMTPRWYQVGLVSLGPEKCGGTIPGIYVKLLDYLEWIEATVDEVA is encoded by the exons ATGATTCCCAGGCGTTGGTTTTGCAAATTGATATGGATCGTTGGGTTCATCAGCTCGGCTC GTGCACATTCACCCTGCGTAACCATTGATGGATTGGATGGGAAATGCGTTCCGGTGGATAGCTGCCAATGGATCCTGTCAAAGGCTTCCGTCGTGAGTGGCATCTATGAGCGAAGTGAATGTGGCACTGCTTCCGATTTTACGCCCTTGGTATGTTGTCCCAGGTGGCGGAATGCAGAAAACTGTGGTCAGGGCGTAACCGACTCGTTTCCGTGGGTTGTCAGCATAGTTTACCGTgtgaaatggaagattttttcaCAGAGGTGTACAGGATCTTTGATTAATAGCCAATACGCACTGACAGTAGCGCACTGCATTGCAGACTTTTCATTCTATTGGAAACC TTACAGCGTTCGAGTGAATAGAGATACCACCTACAAGGACTACGCAATACTCCGCAGCATAGTTCACCCAAGCTACAACCGATTCAACCTCAACAAAGATCACGATGTGTCCCTTCTGAAGCTGGTTGATAAAGTCGTTTTCGACGATTATGTTCAACCCATTTGCTTGACGCGAGAAAGAGATCAGCACAGTACACTGTATGAGGGccaaatgttaaccattttttcaAGGGGTCCAACAGAAGCAG GTCAAATATCCAGCCAAAAACATCCAATTGCCATCCCATTGCGAAATGCATCAATTTGCAAGAAAATCTATAAAGAAATTCGAATTGAACTGTCTCGATCGCAGCTGTGCGTAGGTGGTGAACCCGGAAGGGATTCCTGCCGTGGGGATTCCGGCGGTCCACTGATGCTACAGGCAATAGATTCTATGACCCCTCGCTGGTATCAAGTTGGCCTTGTGAGCTTGGGCCCGGAAAAGTGCGGCGGAACGATTCCCGGCATCTACGTCAAACTGCTCGACTATCTCGAATGGATCGAAGCAACCGTGGATGAAGTTGCCTAG